The following are encoded together in the Kribbella sp. CA-293567 genome:
- a CDS encoding DHA2 family efflux MFS transporter permease subunit, whose translation MHATTDTLATTPATQGGRSRWPALYVLCAGMLMIVLDVTIVNVALPAIQDDLGFTSSSLAWVVNAYLIAFGGLLLLAGRLGDLLGRRTVFVAGLVVFTVASVLCGLANSAEALVVARFLQGVGGALTSAVILGMIVTLFPEPRERAKAIGVYAFVASAGGSIGLLAGGALTQAISWHWIFFVNLPIGIVAVLLAVKLIEKDQGIGFGRGTDVPGAVLITAALMVGVFTIVKPAAELGWTAPRTIVLSILTLTLLACFVVREATAANPLVPLRIFRSRTLTGANLVQALSSAGMFGIFFLGSLYLQRVLGYDALEIGLAFLPTTLVMGLLSVRYSEKLVIRFGPRRPLIGGLSLIVVGLALFTQAPVDGKYFVHVMPVLFLLGLGGGICFPALMGLSMADVKSEDAGLASGLIGTTAEVGAALGLAVLATLAATRTESLTTAGTPVLDALTSGFQLSFAIAAVLVAVAVVIACTVMRPARDAA comes from the coding sequence ATGCACGCGACGACCGACACCCTGGCGACGACGCCGGCCACCCAGGGCGGCCGCTCGCGCTGGCCGGCCCTCTACGTGCTCTGCGCCGGCATGCTGATGATCGTCCTCGACGTCACCATCGTGAACGTGGCGCTGCCGGCCATCCAGGACGATCTGGGCTTCACCAGTTCGAGTCTCGCCTGGGTGGTCAACGCGTACCTGATCGCCTTCGGCGGCCTGCTCCTGCTGGCCGGCCGGCTCGGGGATCTGCTCGGCCGGCGCACCGTCTTCGTGGCCGGCCTGGTGGTCTTCACCGTCGCCTCGGTGCTGTGCGGTCTCGCCAACTCGGCGGAGGCGCTGGTCGTGGCGCGCTTCCTGCAAGGGGTCGGCGGCGCGCTCACCTCGGCCGTCATCCTGGGCATGATCGTCACGCTGTTCCCCGAACCGCGGGAACGGGCCAAGGCGATCGGCGTCTACGCCTTCGTCGCCTCGGCCGGCGGCTCGATCGGGCTGCTCGCCGGCGGCGCGCTGACGCAGGCGATCAGCTGGCACTGGATCTTCTTCGTCAACCTGCCGATCGGCATCGTGGCCGTGCTGCTGGCGGTGAAGCTGATCGAGAAGGATCAGGGCATCGGGTTCGGCCGCGGCACCGACGTACCGGGTGCGGTGCTGATCACGGCGGCGCTGATGGTCGGCGTGTTCACGATCGTGAAGCCGGCCGCGGAACTGGGCTGGACGGCGCCGCGAACGATCGTGCTGAGCATCCTCACGCTGACCCTGCTGGCCTGCTTCGTCGTTCGTGAGGCGACAGCCGCGAACCCGCTGGTACCGCTGCGGATCTTCCGGTCCCGCACGCTGACCGGCGCCAACCTGGTCCAGGCGCTGTCCAGCGCCGGGATGTTCGGCATCTTCTTCCTCGGTTCGCTCTACCTGCAACGCGTCCTCGGGTACGACGCGCTGGAGATCGGGCTCGCCTTCCTGCCGACGACCCTGGTGATGGGCCTGCTGTCGGTCCGGTACTCCGAGAAGCTGGTCATCCGGTTCGGGCCGCGCCGGCCGCTGATCGGCGGATTGTCGCTGATCGTCGTGGGACTGGCCCTGTTCACCCAGGCTCCGGTCGACGGCAAGTACTTCGTGCACGTGATGCCGGTGCTCTTCCTGCTCGGGCTCGGTGGCGGCATCTGCTTCCCGGCGCTGATGGGACTGTCGATGGCCGACGTGAAGTCCGAGGACGCCGGTCTCGCCTCCGGCCTGATCGGCACGACGGCCGAGGTCGGGGCCGCGCTGGGGCTGGCCGTGCTGGCGACGCTGGCGGCGACCCGGACCGAGAGTCTGACGACCGCCGGTACGCCGGTGCTCGACGCGCTGACCAGCGGCTTCCAGCTCTCCTTCGCGATCGCCGCCGTCCTGGTCGCCGTCGCGGTGGTGATCGCCTGCACGGTGATGCGGCCGGCGCGCGACGCCGCGTAG
- a CDS encoding DUF624 domain-containing protein yields the protein MSETGGTGRTNAVLSRLTVIGDLLMLQIVFLVLSLGVVTLYPAAFAFQRVLPDALSQDHPQLLRRFFKQFKWAFPRFWLTGLALYFGSIALAFGLLFWANANGVIRIAALAVLIPLTGMIIGLYLSTLAVLPTAPENSTSKSLFREANLFLLRRSLPVAGGVIALFTWFALVSQLPTLFAVGSGLVPALIGYWIARTRTQPQKKGSSDVSI from the coding sequence GTGAGCGAGACCGGTGGAACCGGCCGGACCAACGCCGTGCTGTCCAGGCTGACGGTGATCGGCGACCTGCTCATGCTGCAGATCGTCTTCCTCGTCCTCAGCCTCGGCGTAGTCACGCTCTACCCCGCGGCGTTCGCCTTCCAGCGAGTGCTGCCGGACGCCCTCAGCCAGGACCATCCGCAGTTGCTGCGCCGCTTCTTCAAGCAGTTCAAGTGGGCCTTCCCGCGCTTCTGGCTGACCGGCCTCGCCCTGTACTTCGGCAGCATCGCGCTCGCGTTCGGCCTGCTGTTCTGGGCCAACGCGAACGGCGTGATCCGGATCGCCGCCCTGGCCGTGCTGATTCCGCTGACCGGGATGATCATCGGGCTCTACCTCAGCACGCTCGCCGTGCTCCCCACCGCGCCGGAGAACAGCACGTCGAAAAGCCTGTTCCGTGAAGCCAACCTGTTCCTGCTGCGGCGGTCACTGCCGGTGGCCGGCGGCGTGATCGCGCTGTTCACCTGGTTCGCGCTGGTCTCCCAGCTACCCACCCTGTTCGCGGTCGGTTCCGGCCTGGTCCCGGCGCTGATCGGCTACTGGATCGCCCGCACCCGGACCCAGCCGCAGAAAAAGGGTTCTTCCGACGTGTCAATCTGA